A single window of Ignavibacteriota bacterium DNA harbors:
- a CDS encoding asparaginase, translating into MKKKNILVVFTGGTFSMKIDKATGGAIPHFHGEELIEMIPEAKGLANISIYNFGNFPGPHMTPELMLNLSKEIQTQISKKSIDGVIVTHGTDTLEETAYLLDLTIKTEKPIVVIGAMKTSTEPDWDGPKNLLDAINICKNDNSRGLGVLVCLNGEINAASEVTKTHTEDIETFHSLDFGALGYVEKSKVWFNRLPRKLEKIKTKKINSNVDIIKVYAGIKENIFKLIADTKIEGLVVEALGVGNVPPPAFEGIKYVLSKNIPVVLVSRCPAGETLDIYSYEGAGKWLKKAGVIFSDYLNGQKARIKLMLALGGNYNIEQLHKIFEV; encoded by the coding sequence ATGAAAAAGAAAAATATTTTAGTGGTCTTTACTGGCGGTACTTTTTCTATGAAAATAGATAAAGCTACCGGCGGGGCAATTCCGCATTTTCATGGTGAAGAATTAATTGAAATGATTCCTGAAGCAAAAGGATTGGCAAATATTTCAATATATAATTTTGGAAATTTCCCAGGTCCGCACATGACTCCGGAATTGATGTTAAATCTCTCCAAAGAAATTCAAACGCAAATTAGCAAAAAGAGTATTGACGGAGTAATTGTAACGCACGGCACTGATACTTTGGAAGAAACAGCTTATTTACTCGATTTGACAATAAAGACCGAAAAACCAATTGTTGTAATTGGGGCAATGAAAACAAGCACAGAACCAGATTGGGACGGACCAAAAAATTTACTTGACGCAATTAACATCTGTAAAAATGATAACAGTAGAGGTTTGGGAGTTTTAGTTTGTTTAAATGGTGAAATTAATGCCGCAAGCGAAGTTACAAAAACTCATACCGAAGATATTGAAACTTTTCACAGTTTAGATTTTGGCGCATTGGGATATGTTGAAAAAAGTAAAGTTTGGTTCAACAGGCTGCCAAGAAAATTAGAAAAAATTAAAACGAAAAAAATAAATTCAAATGTTGATATTATAAAAGTATACGCAGGAATTAAGGAAAATATATTCAAGTTAATAGCCGACACAAAAATTGAAGGATTGGTTGTAGAAGCTTTGGGTGTTGGAAATGTTCCTCCTCCGGCATTTGAAGGAATTAAATATGTGCTGAGTAAAAATATTCCCGTTGTGTTGGTTTCACGTTGCCCTGCAGGAGAAACTTTGGATATTTACAGTTATGAAGGCGCCGGAAAATGGTTGAAAAAAGCCGGGGTTATCTTTTCAGATTATTTAAATGGTCAGAAAGCCAGAATAAAATTAATGCTCGCTTTGGGTGGGAATTATAATATAGAACAACTTCATAAAATTTTTGAAGTTTAA
- a CDS encoding NAD-dependent epimerase/dehydratase family protein: protein MKVVVTGGAGFIGSHIVEYWSNQNADVQVLDNLRSGFEKNLQGFKNVTFQKGSITDKNFVNKVLEKAKYVFHLAALISVPESLEKPDECLNINVKGLLNVLDAAKNHGIEKVVHSSSAAIYGDDPRLPKDISMKPKPQTPYGITKLDGEYYLQMYFEQYGLPTTSLRYFNVFGPRQDPKSQYAAAIPIFVYKALKNEPITIFGDGEQTRDFVYVKDVVAANVLAATSKNVTGVFNVENENAITINDLAKLIIKTTNSKSEIIYQPTRPGDIKHSLASIKETRENLKFNPSHNLTSSLETTIKYFESLIK from the coding sequence ATGAAAGTTGTTGTAACGGGCGGTGCGGGATTTATTGGAAGTCATATTGTAGAATATTGGTCAAACCAAAATGCGGATGTACAAGTTTTAGATAATTTACGCAGTGGATTTGAAAAAAATTTACAAGGATTTAAAAATGTAACTTTTCAAAAAGGTTCAATTACCGATAAAAATTTTGTTAATAAAGTTTTAGAAAAGGCAAAATACGTTTTTCATCTTGCTGCATTGATTTCTGTACCTGAATCTTTAGAAAAACCCGATGAATGTTTGAATATAAATGTAAAGGGATTGCTTAATGTTTTAGATGCGGCTAAAAACCACGGAATTGAAAAAGTTGTTCACTCAAGCTCCGCTGCAATTTACGGAGATGATCCGCGTTTGCCGAAAGATATTTCAATGAAACCAAAACCGCAGACACCTTACGGTATTACTAAATTAGACGGTGAATATTATCTTCAAATGTATTTTGAACAATACGGCCTGCCGACAACTTCTTTAAGATATTTTAACGTTTTTGGTCCGCGCCAGGATCCAAAAAGCCAATATGCCGCTGCAATTCCAATTTTTGTTTATAAAGCTCTTAAAAATGAGCCAATTACCATTTTTGGCGATGGTGAACAAACAAGAGATTTTGTTTATGTTAAAGATGTTGTTGCCGCAAATGTTTTAGCTGCGACTTCAAAAAATGTGACAGGAGTATTTAATGTGGAAAATGAAAACGCAATTACAATCAATGACTTGGCAAAACTTATAATTAAAACAACAAATTCAAAAAGCGAAATTATTTATCAGCCTACTCGCCCCGGCGATATTAAACATAGTTTGGCTTCAATTAAAGAAACAAGAGAAAATTTAAAATTCAATCCTTCGCATAATTTAACGTCATCTTTGGAAACAACTATTAAATACTTTGAAAGTTTAATAAAATGA
- a CDS encoding MmcQ/YjbR family DNA-binding protein encodes MELDNLREFCLKKKWVKEEFPFDEDTLVFKVGSKMFCLVNLIAPISINIKCNPEEIPDLIEEYEEILPGYHMNKKYWITLKLEGKLTNKFIFDLIDKSYELVFEKLTLKEKKELNNF; translated from the coding sequence ATGGAATTGGATAATTTAAGAGAATTTTGCCTTAAAAAGAAATGGGTTAAAGAAGAATTTCCATTTGATGAAGATACTCTTGTATTTAAAGTTGGAAGCAAAATGTTTTGTCTTGTTAATTTAATTGCTCCAATCAGCATTAACATAAAATGCAATCCGGAAGAAATCCCGGATCTAATTGAAGAATATGAAGAGATTTTACCCGGCTACCATATGAACAAAAAATATTGGATAACTTTAAAATTAGAAGGAAAGCTTACAAATAAATTTATTTTTGATTTGATCGATAAATCTTACGAGCTGGTTTTTGAAAAGCTTACTTTAAAGGAAAAGAAAGAATTAAATAATTTTTAG
- a CDS encoding lysine 2,3-aminomutase: protein MDTPKLKIFQLKDLHEIPQIKSLSQDEIFNMEVVANVLPFRVNNYVIEELIDWSNIPKDPIFQLTFMNKEMLNSIHFNKMASAIKNQLPNNLVKQISDEIRMELNPHPAGQLIANVPFHENVPIGGLQHKYKETVLIFPTGGQTCHAYCSFCFRWAQFVGIDDLQFATDESEKFQDYIHQHKEISDILFTGGDPMIMKYQKLKVYIEPFLSHKFEHIQNIRIGTKSLAYWPYRFVTDNDADEILKLFERIIKSGKHLTIMAHFSHFNELKTKIVVDAINRLRNIGVEIRTQSPVIKHVNDDSEIWKRMWKEQVRLGLIPYYMFVERNTGAKKYFEVPLKQVFNIYKNAFNKLSGLSRTARGPVMSAFPGKVKIEGIADINNQKVFVLNLLQARNPDWVKRPFFAKYDSTATWYTHLTPAFGEEEFFFDRELTNFLEEKKEMYSNSLIN from the coding sequence ATGGACACTCCAAAACTGAAAATATTCCAGCTAAAGGATTTACACGAAATCCCGCAGATTAAATCACTTTCTCAAGATGAAATCTTTAATATGGAAGTTGTGGCAAATGTTCTTCCTTTTCGAGTGAATAATTATGTAATTGAAGAGTTAATTGATTGGTCCAATATTCCAAAGGACCCAATCTTTCAATTAACTTTCATGAACAAAGAAATGTTAAATTCAATACACTTCAATAAAATGGCTAGTGCAATTAAAAATCAATTACCAAATAACCTGGTGAAACAAATTTCGGATGAAATAAGAATGGAATTAAATCCGCATCCAGCCGGACAATTAATTGCAAATGTTCCATTTCACGAAAATGTTCCGATAGGTGGCTTGCAGCATAAATATAAAGAAACGGTTTTAATATTTCCTACAGGAGGCCAAACTTGCCATGCTTATTGTTCATTCTGCTTTAGATGGGCTCAGTTTGTTGGCATCGATGACTTACAATTTGCAACAGATGAATCGGAAAAATTTCAAGACTATATTCATCAACATAAGGAAATTTCGGATATTCTTTTTACCGGCGGTGATCCAATGATAATGAAATATCAAAAATTAAAAGTTTATATTGAGCCTTTTCTTTCGCATAAATTTGAACATATTCAAAATATTAGAATAGGAACAAAGTCTCTTGCATATTGGCCATATAGATTTGTTACTGATAATGACGCAGATGAAATATTAAAATTATTTGAAAGAATAATTAAATCAGGAAAACACTTAACAATAATGGCACATTTCAGTCATTTCAATGAACTTAAAACAAAAATTGTTGTTGATGCAATTAATCGTCTCAGAAATATTGGCGTTGAAATCAGAACTCAGTCACCGGTGATTAAGCACGTAAACGATGATTCGGAAATTTGGAAAAGAATGTGGAAAGAGCAAGTCAGACTTGGCCTTATTCCATATTATATGTTTGTTGAAAGAAATACCGGAGCAAAAAAATATTTTGAGGTACCGCTTAAACAGGTCTTCAATATTTATAAAAATGCCTTTAACAAATTATCTGGCTTATCAAGAACAGCTCGAGGTCCTGTAATGTCTGCTTTCCCCGGAAAAGTAAAAATTGAGGGAATAGCCGACATAAACAATCAAAAAGTATTTGTACTGAATCTGCTTCAAGCTAGAAATCCGGATTGGGTTAAACGTCCATTTTTTGCAAAATATGATTCAACGGCAACTTGGTATACTCATTTAACACCCGCATTTGGAGAGGAAGAATTTTTCTTTGACAGAGAATTGACAAATTTCTTAGAAGAAAAGAAAGAAATGTATTCAAACAGTTTAATAAATTAG
- a CDS encoding carboxy terminal-processing peptidase produces the protein MKKYIILILTYLFISNCQKNITEDLHAQNQVLDTNKVVEPLDYYSDIDRMVTTILSRYHYKKFILDDSLSSVIFDNYINSLDYNKSYFLKSDIDDFEKYRYSIDENLQSGNLDPAYKIFNTYKNRMNERMKFVLSILDKEFDFTVDEAFKIDREKEPWPNSLDELNEIWRKKLKNEALNLKLSGKEWDKTKETLIQRYKNYHKAILQFKSEDVLQLYLNSFADAIDPHSNYLAPRTSENFNIRMKLSLEGIGATLQTDNDYTKVVNIVPGGPAFKADNIHADDYIIAVGQGDEELVDVIGWRIDDVVDLIRGDKGTKVRLSVLRASKGIDSKPDTISIIRDKVKLEEQAAQKRIITINEDNVDYKLGVIEIPSFYVDFEAKRNGDPDFRSTTRDVKKIINDLKKENVDGIIIDLRNNGGGALDEAVELTGLFIKDGPVVQVRQSNGNISVEKDPDPSIIYDGPLAVVINRYSASASEIFSAAIQDYERGIVLGEQSYGKGTVQNLISLDRFIPSAGDQSGELKITIAKYYRVTGSSTQNLGVIPDVQFPTAVDPSEYGESSIPSALKWDQIQTSQFKKYSDLTNILPILIDKHRKRILKEPEFNYILEDIEEYKENKDKVEFSLNEEVRKKERDERELKRKLRDEERQKESKIEIIDKKEVTKKSLKVEDPYLEESGHILVDLLQNQS, from the coding sequence ATGAAAAAATATATAATTCTTATCCTCACATATTTATTTATAAGTAATTGTCAAAAAAATATTACAGAAGATTTACACGCGCAAAATCAAGTTTTAGATACAAACAAAGTTGTTGAGCCATTAGATTACTATTCGGATATTGATAGAATGGTAACAACAATATTATCCAGATACCATTACAAAAAATTCATTCTTGATGATTCGCTTTCCTCTGTAATTTTCGATAATTATATAAATTCACTTGATTACAATAAATCATATTTCCTGAAATCTGATATTGACGATTTTGAAAAATATAGATATTCTATCGATGAAAATTTACAATCCGGTAATTTAGATCCAGCTTACAAAATATTCAACACATACAAGAATAGAATGAATGAAAGAATGAAATTTGTGTTGAGCATTTTAGACAAGGAATTTGATTTTACTGTTGACGAAGCGTTTAAAATCGATAGAGAAAAAGAACCATGGCCAAATTCCTTAGACGAATTAAATGAAATTTGGAGAAAGAAATTAAAAAATGAAGCATTGAATTTGAAGTTAAGCGGTAAAGAATGGGACAAAACCAAAGAAACTTTAATACAGCGATATAAAAATTATCATAAAGCAATTCTGCAATTTAAGTCTGAAGATGTTTTACAGCTTTACTTAAATTCATTTGCCGATGCTATCGATCCGCATTCAAATTATTTGGCACCAAGAACTTCAGAAAATTTTAATATTAGAATGAAACTTTCACTGGAAGGAATTGGCGCTACTTTGCAGACAGATAATGATTATACAAAAGTTGTAAATATTGTTCCCGGCGGACCAGCTTTCAAAGCAGATAATATTCACGCCGATGATTATATTATTGCAGTTGGACAAGGCGACGAAGAATTGGTAGACGTTATCGGCTGGAGAATTGATGACGTTGTTGATTTGATCCGCGGTGATAAAGGAACAAAAGTTAGACTTTCGGTTTTAAGAGCAAGCAAAGGAATTGATTCAAAACCGGATACAATTTCCATTATTAGGGATAAAGTAAAATTAGAAGAACAAGCGGCACAGAAAAGGATTATTACAATAAATGAAGATAATGTTGATTATAAATTGGGAGTTATAGAAATTCCAAGTTTTTACGTTGACTTTGAAGCGAAACGAAATGGCGATCCTGATTTTAGAAGTACTACAAGAGACGTTAAAAAAATTATTAATGATCTTAAAAAGGAAAATGTTGATGGTATCATTATTGATTTAAGAAATAATGGCGGCGGCGCTCTCGATGAAGCTGTTGAATTGACAGGCTTATTTATTAAAGACGGACCTGTTGTTCAAGTCAGGCAATCCAATGGAAATATTTCAGTGGAAAAAGATCCCGATCCTTCAATTATATATGATGGTCCTCTCGCGGTTGTAATAAATAGATATAGTGCGTCTGCTTCAGAAATATTTTCCGCGGCAATTCAAGATTACGAAAGAGGAATTGTTCTTGGCGAACAATCATATGGCAAAGGAACTGTACAGAATTTGATTAGTTTAGATAGATTTATTCCATCAGCCGGTGATCAAAGTGGAGAATTAAAAATTACTATTGCCAAATATTATAGAGTAACGGGAAGCAGTACTCAAAATTTAGGAGTTATTCCCGACGTTCAATTTCCAACAGCTGTTGATCCAAGCGAATATGGAGAAAGTTCTATTCCAAGCGCTCTTAAATGGGATCAGATACAGACAAGCCAATTTAAAAAATACAGTGATTTAACAAATATTCTTCCTATATTAATTGATAAACATAGAAAAAGAATATTAAAAGAACCCGAGTTCAATTATATACTTGAAGATATTGAAGAATACAAAGAAAATAAAGATAAAGTGGAATTTTCATTAAATGAAGAAGTCAGGAAAAAAGAACGAGACGAAAGAGAACTAAAAAGAAAACTGCGTGATGAAGAAAGACAAAAAGAAAGTAAAATAGAAATAATTGATAAAAAAGAAGTAACCAAAAAAAGTCTTAAAGTTGAAGATCCGTATTTGGAAGAAAGCGGACATATTTTAGTGGATTTACTACAAAATCAAAGTTAA
- a CDS encoding dodecin domain-containing protein gives MTNINAGAIKVIEIIGISEKSFDDAVNQAVLKASKSIKGISGVEVIKHSAKVEEGKITQFKANVKLAFAVE, from the coding sequence ATGACAAATATAAATGCAGGTGCTATTAAGGTTATTGAAATTATTGGAATTTCTGAAAAAAGTTTTGATGATGCGGTAAATCAAGCCGTATTAAAAGCATCTAAATCAATTAAAGGAATTAGCGGAGTTGAAGTTATTAAACACAGTGCTAAAGTTGAAGAAGGCAAAATCACTCAATTTAAAGCAAATGTAAAGTTGGCATTTGCTGTAGAGTAA
- the dnaA gene encoding chromosomal replication initiator protein DnaA, protein MDNLKISINSFVKTQDNNSSNIWKECLKLIKQNVSNITYNTWFLPIKPYDFDGNTLRISVPNNFFIEWIEEHYNTLINKTISQVVGPDAKLVYIINEEEKEDIQLFDSPIVETKKTSPKAIELEFETNISPRYTFDNFIKGESNQLARAAAIAISDNPGETSFNPLFIYGGVGLGKTHLIQAIGNNILGKYPNKKVIYLSADIFTTQFVESIQSNNVAEFSSFYNNMDVLIIDDIQFLTGREKTQDLFFHIFNNLHQSRKQIILSSDRPPKDLKGMNDRLISRFQWGLTADVQAPDFETRIAILKNKGDSFGITLSNEILDYIAYNITSNIRELEGCLIKLLANSSLSGREIDFELTRKTVNEISTKKEVNISIDSITKIVCQEFKVDENKVREKNRKKEVVLARQIAMYLSKKLTKASLKTIGLHFGGRDHSTVIHAYTNIEKLTSEDISLNEVIGSLRNKLELGV, encoded by the coding sequence GTGGATAACTTAAAAATTTCAATTAATTCTTTTGTTAAAACTCAAGATAATAATTCTTCGAACATTTGGAAAGAATGTTTAAAATTGATCAAGCAAAATGTATCAAATATAACTTATAATACTTGGTTTTTACCTATAAAACCATATGATTTTGATGGAAATACTCTGCGCATTTCTGTGCCTAATAATTTCTTTATTGAATGGATTGAAGAACATTATAATACATTAATCAATAAAACGATTAGCCAGGTTGTTGGTCCGGATGCAAAATTGGTTTACATTATAAATGAAGAAGAAAAGGAAGATATTCAATTATTTGATTCTCCTATCGTAGAAACAAAAAAAACTTCTCCAAAAGCCATTGAATTGGAATTTGAAACTAATATTAGTCCACGCTATACATTTGATAATTTTATAAAAGGAGAATCAAACCAGCTTGCAAGAGCCGCCGCAATAGCAATTTCAGATAATCCCGGAGAAACTTCTTTTAATCCTTTATTTATTTATGGCGGTGTTGGTTTAGGAAAAACTCACCTTATTCAAGCTATTGGAAACAATATTTTGGGAAAATACCCAAATAAGAAAGTAATATATCTTTCGGCCGATATTTTTACAACGCAATTTGTTGAATCAATACAGTCAAATAATGTAGCAGAATTTTCGAGTTTCTACAATAATATGGATGTTTTAATTATTGACGATATTCAATTTTTAACAGGAAGAGAAAAGACACAGGATCTTTTTTTTCATATATTCAATAATCTTCATCAATCAAGAAAACAAATTATTCTTTCAAGCGATAGACCGCCCAAAGATTTAAAAGGAATGAACGATAGATTGATCTCAAGATTTCAATGGGGATTAACGGCAGATGTGCAGGCTCCTGATTTTGAAACTAGAATTGCAATTTTAAAAAATAAAGGCGATAGCTTTGGTATTACGCTTTCAAATGAAATTTTAGATTATATAGCCTATAATATTACTTCAAATATTCGAGAATTAGAAGGCTGTTTAATTAAATTGCTTGCAAATTCGTCTTTAAGCGGCAGAGAAATTGATTTTGAACTGACAAGAAAAACGGTTAACGAAATATCTACTAAAAAAGAAGTAAATATTTCAATTGACAGCATTACAAAAATTGTCTGTCAAGAGTTTAAAGTAGATGAAAATAAAGTTAGAGAAAAAAATAGAAAAAAAGAGGTTGTTTTAGCTCGACAAATTGCTATGTATTTATCAAAAAAATTGACAAAAGCATCATTAAAGACCATAGGTCTGCATTTTGGCGGAAGAGATCATTCTACCGTTATTCATGCATATACAAATATTGAAAAATTAACTTCTGAAGATATATCGCTAAACGAAGTAATAGGCAGCTTAAGAAATAAACTTGAGTTGGGGGTATAG
- the htpX gene encoding zinc metalloprotease HtpX translates to MQSNFRTFLLMMGLTLLFIWIGGMIGGKSGTIIALIIAAGMNFYSYWFSDKMVLSRYKANEIGPEDPSGLYQIIEKLTENAGLPMPKVYITPEQTPNAFATGRNPQHAAVAATQGILRILSKDELEGVMAHELAHVKHRDILTSAVAATFAGALATLGQIAHFSSDRRENPLTGLFMMILAPIAGMVIRMAISRVREFAADKGGAEISGKPLSLATALYKLQNGVQQIPMRNGRESDSHMFIINPFFGGMQKLFSTHPSTEERIKRLEEIAGQKIFN, encoded by the coding sequence ATGCAAAGTAACTTTAGAACTTTTTTACTGATGATGGGATTAACCCTTCTCTTTATTTGGATTGGGGGAATGATTGGAGGAAAAAGCGGAACAATTATAGCTTTAATTATTGCAGCCGGTATGAATTTTTACAGTTATTGGTTTAGTGATAAAATGGTGTTAAGCAGATATAAAGCTAATGAGATAGGTCCTGAAGATCCCAGCGGACTTTATCAAATTATTGAAAAGCTGACAGAAAATGCCGGTTTACCAATGCCGAAGGTTTATATTACTCCAGAACAAACGCCAAATGCTTTTGCAACGGGTAGAAATCCGCAGCATGCCGCTGTGGCGGCAACACAAGGAATTTTAAGAATTTTATCTAAAGATGAACTTGAAGGAGTAATGGCGCACGAACTTGCTCACGTTAAACACCGCGATATTTTAACAAGTGCTGTTGCCGCTACTTTTGCCGGTGCTTTGGCAACATTGGGGCAAATAGCCCATTTTAGTTCAGATAGAAGAGAAAATCCGCTAACTGGTTTATTTATGATGATTTTAGCACCAATTGCGGGAATGGTAATTAGAATGGCAATTTCGAGAGTGAGAGAATTTGCTGCTGATAAAGGCGGTGCGGAAATATCGGGAAAACCACTTAGTTTGGCCACAGCTCTTTATAAACTTCAAAATGGAGTTCAGCAAATTCCGATGAGAAATGGACGTGAATCTGATTCTCATATGTTCATTATAAATCCATTTTTTGGAGGAATGCAGAAATTATTTTCTACACATCCATCTACTGAAGAACGAATAAAAAGATTGGAAGAAATAGCAGGACAAAAAATCTTTAATTAA
- the aspA gene encoding aspartate ammonia-lyase: MSTADIKEFIRKVELFNNLTDEELNVVAEKMKIESYEKESILFSENNPHEVLFIIYEGEVELFKRTPFGQEKRLAFFSKYDFLGEGSLVDDSPHSTSARTLLNTKVIIIDKFELTNLSNKHGEIAVKLYSTISRVISRRMKRTNINAVNIGDQYESGRTRKEHDLLGNRNVPQERYYGIQTLRALENFNISGQSINTFPNLVSALGIVKMAAAKANYDLGLLSKPVADAIIEACNEIINGKLHTNFVVDMIQGGAGTSTNMNANEVIANRALELLDREKGDYKYCHPNNHVNLSQSTNDAYPTAVKIAIIKSNESLIFVLEELIESFRKKGKEFASIIKMGRTQLQDAVPMTLGQEFEAYAVTLGEEIQRLEQNAKLFLEVNMGATAIGTGINAPSGYREKCIEYLREITNLEIVSATNLVEATQDTGAFVIYSSAIKRLAVKLSKISNDLRLLSSGPRTGINEINLPPMQPGSSIMPGKVNPVIPEVMNQIAFKVIGNDLTVTLGAEAGQLELNVMEPIITQSIFESISMLINGMTTLKYKCIDGITANAEHCANLVKNSIGLITALNPVLGYETSTQLAKEALENNRGVYELVLEKGLLSVEELDKLLAPENMVGKI, translated from the coding sequence ATGAGTACCGCCGATATAAAAGAATTTATTAGAAAAGTTGAATTGTTCAACAATTTGACCGATGAAGAACTAAATGTTGTTGCTGAAAAAATGAAAATTGAATCTTATGAAAAAGAATCAATCTTGTTCAGTGAAAACAATCCGCATGAAGTTCTTTTCATAATTTACGAAGGAGAAGTGGAATTATTTAAAAGAACGCCTTTCGGACAAGAAAAAAGACTTGCATTTTTTTCAAAGTATGATTTTCTTGGTGAAGGCTCCTTAGTTGATGATTCGCCGCACTCAACTTCTGCAAGAACATTGTTGAATACAAAAGTTATTATTATAGATAAATTTGAATTAACTAACCTTTCCAACAAGCATGGTGAAATTGCGGTTAAACTATATTCAACAATCTCGCGAGTAATTTCGCGTAGAATGAAACGAACAAATATTAATGCCGTAAATATAGGCGATCAGTATGAATCGGGAAGAACCAGAAAAGAACACGATCTTTTAGGCAATAGAAATGTTCCACAGGAAAGATATTATGGAATTCAAACTTTAAGAGCATTGGAAAATTTTAACATAAGTGGACAAAGTATAAATACATTCCCTAATTTAGTTTCTGCATTGGGAATTGTAAAAATGGCTGCAGCAAAAGCCAATTATGATCTTGGACTATTATCAAAGCCTGTTGCCGATGCAATTATTGAAGCTTGCAATGAAATTATTAATGGTAAACTTCATACAAATTTTGTTGTTGATATGATTCAAGGCGGAGCGGGAACTTCAACAAATATGAACGCAAATGAGGTAATCGCAAACAGAGCTTTGGAATTATTGGATAGAGAAAAAGGTGATTATAAATACTGCCATCCGAATAATCATGTAAATTTATCGCAATCAACCAACGATGCTTATCCCACCGCGGTTAAAATTGCGATTATTAAATCTAACGAAAGTTTGATTTTTGTATTGGAAGAGTTAATTGAATCCTTTAGAAAGAAAGGGAAAGAATTTGCAAGTATAATTAAAATGGGAAGAACACAGCTTCAAGATGCTGTGCCGATGACGTTGGGACAAGAATTTGAAGCATACGCAGTTACATTAGGTGAAGAAATTCAAAGACTTGAACAAAACGCAAAATTATTTTTAGAAGTTAATATGGGCGCAACGGCAATTGGAACAGGAATAAACGCTCCGTCCGGATATCGTGAAAAATGTATAGAATATTTAAGAGAAATTACAAATTTGGAAATTGTAAGCGCAACGAATTTAGTTGAAGCTACCCAAGATACCGGAGCTTTTGTAATTTATTCATCGGCAATAAAAAGATTGGCAGTAAAACTATCTAAAATTTCCAATGATCTTAGATTACTTTCTTCCGGACCAAGAACAGGTATAAACGAAATAAATTTACCGCCTATGCAACCGGGTTCATCAATTATGCCTGGAAAAGTAAATCCCGTAATTCCCGAAGTTATGAATCAAATTGCATTTAAAGTTATTGGGAATGATTTAACTGTAACATTAGGGGCTGAAGCCGGACAGCTTGAACTTAATGTAATGGAACCAATAATTACGCAAAGTATTTTTGAATCTATTTCAATGTTAATTAATGGAATGACAACCTTAAAATATAAGTGTATTGACGGTATTACTGCAAACGCCGAGCATTGCGCGAATTTAGTTAAAAATAGCATTGGATTGATAACGGCATTAAATCCTGTTTTGGGCTATGAAACAAGTACACAGCTTGCAAAAGAAGCGCTTGAAAATAACCGCGGAGTTTACGAATTGGTTTTGGAAAAAGGTTTGTTATCAGTTGAGGAATTAGATAAATTACTTGCTCCGGAAAATATGGTGGGAAAAATTTAA
- a CDS encoding NifU family protein has protein sequence MLMVKDVDLTPNPQALKFVLSEKLLNRETRSFKNKQEAEHDPLAKAIFDLPGIVSVFYMDRFITIEKEPNTSWGKIQMPFVNLIKEFNKDLIPQESESSNSFENETELLKQINDLLDKRVRPALAGDGGGLQVLDLHDKTLTIRYQGACGTCPSAIQGTLVAIENLLKREIDPFMEVVSG, from the coding sequence ATGTTAATGGTAAAAGATGTTGATTTAACACCTAATCCTCAAGCTTTAAAATTTGTATTGAGTGAAAAGTTATTAAATAGAGAAACAAGAAGTTTTAAAAACAAACAAGAAGCAGAACACGACCCACTTGCAAAGGCAATTTTTGATTTGCCCGGAATTGTTTCTGTGTTCTATATGGATAGATTTATAACCATTGAAAAAGAGCCAAATACAAGCTGGGGCAAAATTCAAATGCCTTTTGTTAATCTTATAAAGGAATTTAACAAAGATTTAATTCCTCAAGAATCCGAAAGTTCTAATTCTTTTGAAAATGAAACTGAACTTCTTAAGCAAATTAATGATCTATTGGATAAAAGAGTTCGTCCAGCGCTTGCTGGAGACGGCGGCGGATTACAAGTATTAGATCTGCACGATAAAACTTTAACAATTAGATATCAAGGTGCTTGCGGAACTTGTCCGAGCGCTATTCAAGGAACATTGGTTGCCATTGAAAATCTTTTAAAGCGCGAAATAGATCCTTTTATGGAAGTTGTAAGCGGCTAA